Proteins encoded together in one Streptomyces sp. NA04227 window:
- a CDS encoding ABC transporter permease, producing the protein MTTPTKSAPPTARSGAPSRSGLVLRVSPALLLTALALAGPWLAPKSIETPVDAPYAEPGGGAPLGGDQLGRDILSRVLAGGRELIVTSLLVAVLVTAVAAVLGAVSALRPAVGRIVERAADVLMLLPAVLGILLVTLSWPDGGRLAIVTVSVVLGVPYAVRLVAGAAAPVARSGYVEAAAVGGERLWYLVVREVLPNLRATLLALFGLRFVAAVYLVATAGFLQVGPQPPDADWALMIRENSGGILLNPWAVLAPSIAIGLLAMSVNLAAAALVPTTGRKAVPAL; encoded by the coding sequence ATGACCACACCGACCAAGTCCGCCCCGCCGACAGCGCGTTCGGGTGCGCCCTCGCGCAGCGGCCTCGTCCTGCGGGTCTCCCCCGCCCTGCTGCTCACCGCCCTCGCCCTGGCCGGTCCCTGGCTGGCCCCGAAGTCGATCGAGACGCCGGTCGACGCCCCCTATGCGGAACCCGGCGGCGGAGCCCCGCTCGGCGGCGACCAGTTGGGGCGGGACATTCTCAGCCGCGTACTGGCCGGCGGCCGCGAACTCATCGTCACCTCGCTGCTCGTCGCGGTCCTGGTCACCGCGGTGGCCGCGGTGCTCGGCGCGGTCAGCGCGCTGCGCCCGGCCGTCGGACGGATCGTCGAGCGCGCCGCCGACGTGCTGATGCTGCTGCCCGCCGTCCTCGGCATCCTGCTCGTCACCCTGTCCTGGCCGGACGGCGGACGCCTGGCCATCGTCACCGTGTCCGTGGTGCTCGGCGTCCCCTACGCGGTACGGCTGGTCGCGGGCGCGGCGGCCCCGGTGGCGCGGTCCGGATACGTGGAGGCGGCCGCGGTCGGCGGCGAACGGCTGTGGTACCTGGTCGTCCGCGAGGTGCTGCCCAACCTCCGGGCCACCCTGCTCGCCCTGTTCGGGCTGCGGTTCGTCGCCGCCGTCTATCTCGTCGCGACCGCCGGGTTCCTCCAGGTGGGACCCCAACCGCCGGACGCCGACTGGGCGTTGATGATCCGCGAGAACTCCGGCGGCATCCTGCTCAACCCCTGGGCGGTGCTCGCACCGAGCATCGCCATCGGCCTGCTCGCCATGAGCGTCAATCTGGCGGCCGCCGCCCTCGTCCCCACGACCGGCCGGAAGGCGGTGCCCGCGCTGTGA
- a CDS encoding ABC transporter permease: MAGSLSGAEPAGGSTLPRPVPAFLRTALHLAGVLTRRILLLAVLLALVFAAVELLPGDAATATSERGESAADVDERRRLLGLDRPVSERFWDWMTGLPTGDLGTSAHGEPVADLLSRPFPNTLLLGGIALLLTAVVSVLLGCWAAARPGGAVDRSVSASASGILALPEFVVAVALVLVFALWMDWLPAVTLTDANGSPASWQMLVLPALALAIPQIGWNTRIVRAALADEAKAPHIETAVLDGLPRRRILTHHLLPGALPTITAGIATSTGMLLGGAVVVETIFNYPGIGSVLAGAVTDRDGPLIAGVVALTGAVLTGILLLADLVRAWASGGRT; encoded by the coding sequence ATGGCTGGCTCGCTGAGCGGAGCCGAACCGGCCGGTGGCAGCACGCTGCCCCGGCCGGTTCCGGCGTTCCTGCGCACAGCCCTGCACCTGGCCGGAGTCCTCACCCGCCGGATCCTGCTGCTCGCCGTGCTCCTCGCACTCGTCTTCGCCGCTGTCGAACTGCTCCCCGGCGACGCGGCCACCGCCACCTCCGAACGCGGGGAGAGCGCCGCCGACGTCGACGAACGCCGTCGGCTGCTCGGCCTGGACCGCCCGGTCTCCGAACGGTTCTGGGACTGGATGACCGGCCTGCCCACCGGAGACCTCGGCACCTCCGCACACGGCGAGCCGGTCGCCGACCTGTTGTCCCGCCCGTTCCCCAACACCCTGCTGCTCGGCGGGATCGCGCTGCTGCTGACGGCCGTGGTCTCGGTGCTGCTCGGCTGCTGGGCTGCGGCCCGGCCGGGCGGCGCCGTCGACCGGTCCGTCTCGGCGAGCGCCTCCGGCATCCTCGCGCTGCCCGAGTTCGTCGTCGCGGTGGCACTGGTGCTGGTCTTCGCCCTGTGGATGGACTGGCTGCCCGCCGTCACGCTCACCGACGCGAACGGTTCGCCCGCCTCCTGGCAGATGCTCGTCCTGCCGGCACTCGCCCTGGCGATCCCCCAGATCGGCTGGAACACCCGTATCGTGCGGGCCGCCCTCGCCGACGAGGCCAAGGCGCCGCACATCGAGACCGCGGTCCTTGACGGGCTGCCCCGGCGCCGGATCCTCACCCACCACCTGCTGCCCGGCGCACTGCCCACCATCACGGCGGGCATCGCCACGTCGACGGGCATGCTGCTCGGCGGCGCCGTCGTGGTGGAGACGATCTTCAACTACCCCGGTATCGGCTCCGTCCTCGCCGGAGCGGTGACCGACCGCGACGGCCCGCTGATCGCCGGGGTCGTCGCCCTGACCGGCGCCGTGCTCACCGGCATCCTGCTGCTCGCCGACCTCGTACGCGCCTGGGCCTCGGGAGGCCGGACATGA
- a CDS encoding ABC transporter ATP-binding protein, with translation MPDWYSENQAPDGESAVRIEQLTIAAANGRLLLEGADLELTPGRVTAVVGPSGCGKTTLLRAVAGALPEGTTRTEGTVTVLGRDPLALPAAELRALRRDRVAYVGQDPGSSLNPWMSVRRLLAEVAADRGREAISAQLAEVRLPLDGGLPDRRIGALSGGQQRRVALARALARRPAVLLLDEPTAGLDPALRDEIAELLRHLAESHRIALALSCHDADLVARLADEVVDLSGPRPPTPVKKRVVGESLAGSDEPSAPAPAGPPVLTVSGLSAAHTHRRRRVPVLHDIEFALASGSNLGIVGASGSGKTTLLRALVGLHRPTGGTVSLSGEGLSPTARRRSREQRRRLQFVPQDPLGTLNPSRTAGAALRRPLLLHRRATRAEAPARVLELLDQVGLPAAVADRYPHELSGGQRQRVAIARALAADCDVLFCDEVTSALDADTAEAVMDLLSELRERRGLSLVLVSHDLRLVADRTDELVVLTEGRVAESGPTARLFSAPRHPVTAALVTGVAVNG, from the coding sequence ATGCCCGACTGGTACTCGGAGAACCAGGCACCGGACGGCGAGAGTGCGGTGCGCATCGAGCAGCTGACCATCGCCGCCGCGAACGGCCGTCTGCTCCTGGAGGGTGCCGACCTGGAGCTGACACCCGGCCGGGTCACCGCCGTGGTCGGGCCCTCCGGGTGCGGCAAGACCACCCTGCTGCGCGCCGTCGCGGGCGCCCTGCCCGAGGGCACCACCCGCACCGAAGGCACCGTCACCGTCCTCGGCCGGGACCCGCTCGCCCTGCCCGCGGCCGAGCTGCGCGCCCTGCGCCGCGACCGCGTCGCCTACGTGGGCCAGGACCCCGGCTCCAGCCTCAACCCGTGGATGAGCGTGCGCCGTCTGCTCGCCGAAGTCGCCGCGGACCGCGGCCGGGAGGCGATATCGGCGCAGCTCGCGGAGGTGCGGCTGCCCCTCGACGGCGGCCTGCCGGACCGCCGCATCGGCGCGCTCTCCGGCGGCCAGCAGCGCCGGGTCGCGCTCGCCCGGGCGCTGGCCCGCCGCCCCGCCGTACTGCTCCTCGACGAGCCGACGGCGGGACTCGACCCCGCACTGCGCGACGAGATAGCCGAGTTGCTGCGGCACCTCGCCGAGAGCCACCGGATCGCTCTCGCCCTGTCCTGCCACGACGCCGACCTGGTCGCCAGGCTCGCCGACGAGGTCGTGGACCTGTCCGGGCCGCGGCCGCCAACTCCCGTAAAAAAACGTGTGGTTGGGGAGTCCCTGGCCGGCTCGGACGAGCCGTCCGCGCCCGCTCCCGCCGGACCGCCCGTGCTCACCGTGTCCGGCCTGAGTGCCGCGCACACCCATCGCCGCCGCCGCGTTCCGGTCCTGCACGACATCGAATTCGCCCTCGCCAGCGGGAGCAACCTCGGCATCGTGGGTGCCTCCGGCTCCGGCAAGACGACCCTGCTGCGCGCCCTGGTCGGGCTGCACCGGCCCACCGGCGGGACCGTCTCGCTGAGCGGCGAGGGCCTCTCCCCCACGGCGCGGCGCCGCTCCCGCGAGCAGCGCCGCCGTCTGCAGTTCGTCCCGCAGGACCCGCTGGGCACCCTCAACCCCAGCCGCACCGCGGGCGCCGCACTGCGCCGCCCGCTGCTGCTGCACCGCAGGGCCACCCGCGCCGAGGCCCCGGCCCGCGTACTGGAACTCCTCGACCAGGTCGGACTGCCCGCCGCGGTCGCCGACCGCTATCCGCACGAGCTGTCCGGCGGCCAGCGCCAGCGGGTGGCGATCGCCCGCGCCCTGGCGGCCGACTGCGACGTGCTGTTCTGTGACGAGGTCACCTCCGCGCTCGACGCGGACACCGCCGAGGCCGTCATGGACCTGCTCAGCGAACTGCGTGAGCGGCGCGGCCTTTCGCTGGTCCTGGTCAGCCACGACCTGCGGCTGGTCGCCGACCGTACGGACGAGTTGGTGGTCCTCACCGAGGGCCGGGTGGCCGAGTCCGGCCCCACCGCCCGCCTGTTCAGCGCGCCGCGGCATCCGGTAACCGCCGCACTGGTGACGGGAGTTGCCGTGAACGGCTGA